One region of Primulina tabacum isolate GXHZ01 chromosome 1, ASM2559414v2, whole genome shotgun sequence genomic DNA includes:
- the LOC142543198 gene encoding DDT domain-containing protein PTM-like isoform X2 — MEFVGRRVKKAFEGHGTFFGVVQSYQPNTGFFRIVYEDGDSEELEFSEVALLLVPLEPLPQPSPQQLESSARKRGRKPKKRRITDTGKSDDNSVINGDVCGDLGSRCGGSSKLILNLNEGLDLNGGGLSCLNNDDHGRNEVGEGAKLHGLDLNAGLDTELDVGIDINEEFIKENSGANIGLIDLNLDVNDDFENLSTEREGELFDLNLQLVEDDGSNLDDYVGNTRAHETVCTERDAQMRKELVENAIMGVSENGDGDMGNVDLCKEQEEENLLKANGVDNVNAAAGSLQRKKRGRKRKDASNNKIEVATPEIVEVDGETGILISELENREQTPLNGCHSIDCDNGNSVISSRGRRGRKRKELSDNNITLPTSEMGLRRSSRRAKRDALFDQDHVFNTLGLDGNNFQLSSPAASFVFEEKIMVSGPESCRGHILPPKVELPVPSCNLDFSGVSVFDFLSVYAFLRSFSTLLFLSPFELDGFVASVKSNDSTLLFDSIHVSLLKTLRKHLEALSDEGSVSASKCLRSLNWDFLDLITWPIFVVEYLLLHSPGYIPGLDLCNLKLCQRDYYKLPVSAKVEMMRNLCDDVIEVEAFRSEINRRTLVTEQHMDFDRNTKSESSRKRKSTMDVASTSCITEEDANEPADWNSDECYLCKMDGNLICCDGCPAAFHPRCVGVVSSLLPEGDWYCPECAIDKDKPWMKVEKSIRGAEMLGMDPYGRQYYSSCGYLLVLESSNDQYSFCFYDKDDLPPLIEALESPPFLYDTIINSICKQWNIVREVDGTRNNLDIRSYSIKSAFPNKRQLLDIHPTTLETQNKYKVDAEKKSDEKSIVTTYFSDIDLEIAERDNVVQGTENHTVKVENRLESSEGSAEVSQSFIIDVTKGGLDCSRICTEISPESQIPGNLANAGDHFTISPTLVTRQRKNPNSAKYGNAQPSINKREIISQVHPWRKYVNCYEFARTASSVFEELICKSSDATSAPKSAEGIIAGQLKIVSNRSAEFYWSNIHNSVVSSMKEKCGWCFYCKVPEEEMDCLFIMNDSFPAVESFKSEAFGIQSGNDRKNHLVDIMCHIICMEDHLHGLLLGPWLNPHYSVLWRECVLGVTNITLLKNLLLKVEANLNHLALSAGWRQNVDTVATMGSASHIVMSSSRVSSKHGIRRKRAKSSEPQITPSSNAMAGLTLLWWRGGRGSRGLFNWKVLPHSLVSKASRQGGCKKITGILYPEVGEYAKRTKCDAWRAAVETSRSVEQLAFQVRELDANIRWDDIGQNNLLSKMDKESKKSARSFKKVIIRRKCFEGTVVRYLLDFGKRRFIPEIVVRHGTMIEDSSSERKKYWLEESHIPLYLLKNFEEKRISRKSNKMSYAKLRESSRIMRKPLEERGFSYLFSRAERLDNYQCQHCNKDVLIREVVSCQYCKGFFHKRHVRKSFGYITDDPTYTCHKCPDGEFVKSGATEGKSGLSKPTSASKQLKLVQSGKRKRRVKGKPQVKSKRAPLVITLRRSARNAERMSKLSSQKTKVKKGKKKKKKAKSQKDNLKKLNNGCWQKKRTPVNSSYWSNGLLLSTKPDDERLTQFRNKMLLVLAGEVASNNEKPKCSLCCELEYAPDLAYVACEICGVWFHGDALDLTADKILNLIGFKCHKCLNRTPPVCPYNFLPGINSTELMRENNAEMGCTEEDYKDLPLSYNRPEDLKFWSDDGVNNAPLNLVLEQQSPGLMPESDQKKKDLTLDEKILQSNGSVEERKQEVFNAVEAESAISVSDLVDKEAEFSPLTNNPVENSLTNNKLESVASESLSNSHELSHKQSGDIVYVGRGKRR, encoded by the exons ATGGAGTTTGTGGGAAGAAGGGTGAAGAAGGCGTTTGAAGGGCACGGTACATTTTTCGGGGTGGTTCAATCATACCAACCCAACACCGGTTTTTTCAGGATCGTATACGAAGATGGAGATTCCGAGGAATTGGAGTTTTCGGAGGTGGCTCTGCTTTTGGTGCCACTGGAGCCGTTGCCGCAGCCTTCACCTCAGCAGCTGGAGTCCTCCGCCAGAAAGCGTGGGCGCAAGCCAAAGAAGCGCCGGATCACTGACACAGGTAAAAGTGATGATAATTCAGTAATTAATGGTGATGTTTGTGGTGATTTGGGAAGTAGATGTGGCGGTTCCAGTAAATTGATCTTGAATTTAAATGAAGGTTTGGATCTTAATGGTGGAGGGCTCAGTTGTTTAAACAACGATGATCATGGGCGTAATGAGGTTGGCGAGGGGGCTAAGCTGCATGGCTTGGATTTGAATGCGGGGTTGGATACGGAGTTggatgttgggatagatattaATGAAGAGTTTATCAAGGAGAATTCAGGGGCAAATATAGGACTTATCGATTTAAATTTAgatgtaaatgatgattttgagaattTGTCTACTGAAAGAGAGGGTGAATTATTTGACTTGAATTTGCAATTAGTGGAGGATGATGGTAGTAATTTGGATGATTACGTGGGGAATACTAGAGCACATGAAACGGTGTGTACTGAAAGAGATGCACAGATGAGGAAAGAGTTGGTGGAAAATGCCATTATGGGAGTTTCGGAGAATGGGGATGGGGACATGGGGAATGTTGATTTATGCAAGGAACAAGAAGAAGAGAACTTGTTGAAGGCTAATGGGGTTGATAATGTAAATGCAGCAGCCGGAAGTTTACAAAGGAAGAAAAGGGGCAGGAAGAGAAAGGATGcttcaaataataaaatcgaagtggctacacctgaaattgTAGAAGTGGATGGTGAAACTGGAATTTTAATCTCAGAGCTGGAAAATAGAGAACAAACTCCGTTAAATGGTTGTCATTCAATTGACTGTGATAATGGAAATTCAGTTATATCTTCAAGAGGGAGAAGAGGTAGAAAAAGAAAAGAGTTATCAGATAATAATATAACCTTGCCTACATCAGAGATGGGTTTGAGGAGGAGTAGTCGTAGAGCTAAAAGGGATGCACTTTTTGATCAGGATCATGTTTTTAATACGTTAGGGTTGGATGGAAACAATTTTCAGTTATCATCTCCAGCCGCTAGCTTCGTGTTTGAAGAAAAAATCATGGTGTCAGGTCCTGAAAGTTGCAGGGGTCACATTCTGCCACCTAAGGTGGAGTTGCCGGTGCCTTCTTGCAACCTGGATTTCAGTGGAGTTTCTGTATTTGATTTTCTGTCTGTTTACGcatttttgagatcttttagtaCTTTGTTGTTTCTAAGCCCCTTTGAACTGGATGGTTTTGTGGCATCAGTTAAATCTAATGATTCAACATTGTTGTTTGATTCTATTCATGTTTCCCTTTTGAAAACATTACGGAAGCATTTGGAGGCTCTTTCTGATGAAGGTTCTGTGTCTGCATCCAAATGTCTCAG GTCTCTTAATTGGGATTTTCTCGACTTGATTACGTGGCCCATATTTGTGGTTGAGTATCTGTTATTGCACAGTCCTGGTTATATACCTGGTCTAGATCTTTGTAATTTGAAGCTTTGTCAGAGGGATTACTACAAACTTCCTGTGTCAGCAAAGGTTGAGATGATGCGGAATCTTTGTGATGATGTAATTGAAGTGGAGGCCTTTAGATCAGAGATAAACAGAAGGACTTTGGTGACAGAGCAGCACATGGATTTTGACCGGAATACTAAATCAGAGAGTTCAAGAAAAAGAAAGTCTACGATGGATGTTGCTAGCACTTCTTGCATAACAGAAGAGGATGCTAATGAGCCTGCTGATTGGAACAGTGATGAATGCTACCTTTGTAAGATGGATGGGAACTTAATATGCTGTGATGGATGCCCTGCAGCATTTCATCCCAGATGTGTAGGTGTTGTTAGCAGCCTCTTGCCGGAGGGCGACTGGTATTGCCCTGAATGTGCTATTGACAAAGATAAGCCTTGGATGAAAGTGGAGAAGTCAATTCGTGGAGCAGAAATGTTGGGAATGGATCCTTATGGACGACAATATTATAGCAGCTGTGGTTACCTTTTGGT ACTAGAGTCATCCAATGATCAATATTCATTTTGTTTTTACGATAAAGATGACTTGCCGCCCCTTATTGAAGCACTAGAGTCACCACCTTTTCTCTATGACACGATTATTAATTCTATCTGTAAGCAATGGAATATAGTTCGTGAAGTTGATGGGACCAGAAATAATTTGGACATTCGGTCCTACTCTATAAAGTCAGCTTTTCCTAACAAAAGACAACTGCTTGATATACATCCAACAACCTTAGAAACACAAAACAAGTACAAAGTTGATGCTGAGAAAAAGTCTGATGAAAAGTCTATTGTAACTACCTATTTCAGTGATATAGATCTTGAAATTGCAGAGCGAGATAATGTGGTTCAGGGGACTGAGAACCATACTGTGAAGGTGGAAAATAGATTGGAAAGTTCTGAAGGATCAGCTGAAGTCTCTCAATCATTCATAATTGATGTGACAAAAGGTGGGTTGGATTGTTCACGTATCTGCACCGAGATATCGCCGGAGTCTCAGATTCCAGGGAATCTGGCAAATGCTGGAGATCATTTTACAATATCTCCTACCTTGGTAACTAGACAAAGGAAGAATCCAAATTCTGCAAAATATGGCAATGCACAACCATCCATAAATAAAAGAGAAATAATTTCCCAAGTGCATCCGTGGAGAAAATATGTCAACTGTTATGAATTTGCTCGAACAGCATCATCTGTATTCGAAGAGTTGATATGTAAATCATCAGATGCGACTAGTGCCCCGAAATCAGCGGAAGGAATTATAGCAGGGCAACTGAAGATTGTTTCAAATAGATCTGCTGAATTTTATTGGTCAAATATTCATAATTCTGTTGTGAGCTCTATGAAAGAAAAATGCGGGTGGTGCTTCTATTGCAAAGTTCCTGAAGAAGAAATGGATTGCTTATTCATTATGAATGACAGTTTTCCAGCTGTAGAAAGTTTTAAAAGTGAGGCATTCGGTATTCAGTCAGGAAATGATAGGAAAAACCATCTTGTCGATATCATGTGCCATATCATATGCATGGAAGATCATTTGCATGGTCTGCTGTTGGGCCCTTGGTTAAATCCACATTATTCCGTGCTATGGCGCGAATGTGTTCTTGGGGTGACCAACATTACTTTACTGAAAAATTTGTTGCTCAAG GTAGAGGCAAATTTGAATCATTTAGCACTCTCTGCGGGATGGCGACAAAATGTTGATACTGTTGCAACAATGGGTTCTGCATCCCATATTGTGATGAGCTCATCCAGAGTTTCTTCAAAACATGGAATCAGAAGAAAAAGAGCCAAGAGTTCTGAGCCACAGATTACCCCATCTTCGAATGCCATGGCTGGGCTAACCTTATTATGGTGGAGGGGTGGAAGGGGTTCACGTGGGCTTTTCAATTGGAAGGTTTTGCCTCACTCTCTCGTTTCCAAAGCCTCTCGACAAG GTGGATGCAAGAAGATAACAGGCATTCTATATCCTGAAGTTGGAGAATATGCCAAGAGGACTAAATGTGATGCCTGGCGAGCCGCTGTTGAGACATCAAGAAGTGTGGAGCAACTTGCTTTTCAG GTTAGAGAACTTGATGCAAACATCAGATGGGATGACATTGGCCAAAATAACCTTCTCTCAAAAATGGACAAGGAATCCAAAAAATCTGCCAGATCATTTAAAAAGGTTATTATTCGCAGGAAATGCTTTGAGGGAACAGTTGTCAGGTATCTTTTAGATTTTGGCAAAAGAAGATTTATCCCTGAGATTGTTGTGAGACATGGAACCATGATTGAAGATTCATCAAGTGAAAGGAAGAAATATTGGTTGGAAGAGTCACATATACCATTATACcttttgaaaaattttgagGAGAAGCGAATTTCCCGTAAATCCAATAAGATGAGTTATGCAAAACTTCGTGAGAGCAGTAGAATAATGAGGAAGCCATTGGAGGAAAGGGGATTTTCATACCTTTTCTCTAGAGCAGAGAGATTGGACAATTATCAGTGTCAGCACTGTAACAAAGATGTCCTTATCAG GGAAGTAGTAAGCTGCCAGTATTGCAAAG GCTTTTTTCATAAAAGGCATGTTCGAAAATCTTTTGGTTATATCACTGATGATCCTACATATACTTGTCATAAATGCCCGGATGGGGAGTTTGTGAAAAGTGGTGCTACTGAGGGAAAATCTGGATTGTCAAAACCTACCAGTGCTTCCAAACAACTGAAGCTGGTGCAATCAGGGAAAAGGAAAAGGCGGGTGAAAGGAAAACCACAAGTTAAGTCAAAAAGGGCTCCATTGGTCATAACTTTGCGACGTTCTGCTAGGAATGCTGAACGCATGTCAAAGCTGTCATCACAGAAGACTAAGGTGAAAAAAGgcaagaagaaaaaaaagaaagctAAATCCCAGAAGGACAATTTGAAGAAGCTGAATAATGGTTGTTGGCAGAAGAAGAGGACACCAGTTAACAGCAGTTACTGGTCGAATGGTCTGCTATTGTCAACAAAACCAGATGATGAAAGATTGACACAGTTCCGGAATAAAATGCTTCTCGTGCTTGCTGGGGAGGTGGCTTCCAACAATGAAAAACCAAAATGCAGTCTTTGCTGTGAATTGGAATATGCGCCAGACCTGGCTTATGTGGCATGCGAAATTTGTGGAG TTTGGTTTCATGGAGATGCATTGGATCTCACTGCTGATAAAATTTTGAATCTCATCGGCTTTAAGTGTCACAAGTGTCTTAATAGGACACCTCCTGTCTGCCCCTATAATTTTCTACCTGGAATCAACAGTACTGAACTGATGCGCGAAAATAATGCCGAGATGGGGTGCACAGAGGAAGATTATAAGGATTTGCCCCTCTCGTACAACAGACCCgaagatttaaaattttggtCTGATGATGGAGTGAACAATGCGCCATTGAATCTCGTCCTTGAGCAGCAGTCACCTGGGTTGATGCCTGAGTCAGACCAGAAAAAGAAAGACTTGACACTAGATGAGAAGATATtacagagcaatggttctgttgAAGAAAGAAAGCAAGAGGTGTTCAATGCTGTTGAAGCTGAGTCTGCAATTTCCGTTTCCGACCTGGTGGATAAAGAAGCTGAATTTTCACCATTAACAAATAACCCTGTGGAGAATAGTTTGACAAACAATAAACTAGAATCTGTGGCAAGTGAATCTCTATCTAATTCACATGAGTTGTCCCATAAGCAGTCAGGTGATATAGTGTATGTTGGGAGAGGAAAACGTAGATAA
- the LOC142543198 gene encoding DDT domain-containing protein PTM-like isoform X1 has translation MEFVGRRVKKAFEGHGTFFGVVQSYQPNTGFFRIVYEDGDSEELEFSEVALLLVPLEPLPQPSPQQLESSARKRGRKPKKRRITDTGLDLNGGGLSCLNNDDHGRNEVGEGAKLHGLDLNAGLDTELDVGIDINEEFIKENSGANIGLIDLNLDVNDDFENLSTEREGELFDLNLQLVEDDGSNLDDYVGNTRAHETVCTERDAQMRKELVENAIMGVSENGDGDMGNVDLCKEQEEENLLKANGVDNVNAAAGSLQRKKRGRKRKDASNNKIEVATPEIVEVDGETGILISELENREQTPLNGCHSIDCDNGNSVISSRGRRGRKRKELSDNNITLPTSEMGLRRSSRRAKRDALFDQDHVFNTLGLDGNNFQLSSPAASFVFEEKIMVSGPESCRGHILPPKVELPVPSCNLDFSGVSVFDFLSVYAFLRSFSTLLFLSPFELDGFVASVKSNDSTLLFDSIHVSLLKTLRKHLEALSDEGSVSASKCLRSLNWDFLDLITWPIFVVEYLLLHSPGYIPGLDLCNLKLCQRDYYKLPVSAKVEMMRNLCDDVIEVEAFRSEINRRTLVTEQHMDFDRNTKSESSRKRKSTMDVASTSCITEEDANEPADWNSDECYLCKMDGNLICCDGCPAAFHPRCVGVVSSLLPEGDWYCPECAIDKDKPWMKVEKSIRGAEMLGMDPYGRQYYSSCGYLLVLESSNDQYSFCFYDKDDLPPLIEALESPPFLYDTIINSICKQWNIVREVDGTRNNLDIRSYSIKSAFPNKRQLLDIHPTTLETQNKYKVDAEKKSDEKSIVTTYFSDIDLEIAERDNVVQGTENHTVKVENRLESSEGSAEVSQSFIIDVTKGGLDCSRICTEISPESQIPGNLANAGDHFTISPTLVTRQRKNPNSAKYGNAQPSINKREIISQVHPWRKYVNCYEFARTASSVFEELICKSSDATSAPKSAEGIIAGQLKIVSNRSAEFYWSNIHNSVVSSMKEKCGWCFYCKVPEEEMDCLFIMNDSFPAVESFKSEAFGIQSGNDRKNHLVDIMCHIICMEDHLHGLLLGPWLNPHYSVLWRECVLGVTNITLLKNLLLKVEANLNHLALSAGWRQNVDTVATMGSASHIVMSSSRVSSKHGIRRKRAKSSEPQITPSSNAMAGLTLLWWRGGRGSRGLFNWKVLPHSLVSKASRQGGCKKITGILYPEVGEYAKRTKCDAWRAAVETSRSVEQLAFQVRELDANIRWDDIGQNNLLSKMDKESKKSARSFKKVIIRRKCFEGTVVRYLLDFGKRRFIPEIVVRHGTMIEDSSSERKKYWLEESHIPLYLLKNFEEKRISRKSNKMSYAKLRESSRIMRKPLEERGFSYLFSRAERLDNYQCQHCNKDVLIREVVSCQYCKGFFHKRHVRKSFGYITDDPTYTCHKCPDGEFVKSGATEGKSGLSKPTSASKQLKLVQSGKRKRRVKGKPQVKSKRAPLVITLRRSARNAERMSKLSSQKTKVKKGKKKKKKAKSQKDNLKKLNNGCWQKKRTPVNSSYWSNGLLLSTKPDDERLTQFRNKMLLVLAGEVASNNEKPKCSLCCELEYAPDLAYVACEICGVWFHGDALDLTADKILNLIGFKCHKCLNRTPPVCPYNFLPGINSTELMRENNAEMGCTEEDYKDLPLSYNRPEDLKFWSDDGVNNAPLNLVLEQQSPGLMPESDQKKKDLTLDEKILQSNGSVEERKQEVFNAVEAESAISVSDLVDKEAEFSPLTNNPVENSLTNNKLESVASESLSNSHELSHKQSGDIVYVGRGKRR, from the exons ATGGAGTTTGTGGGAAGAAGGGTGAAGAAGGCGTTTGAAGGGCACGGTACATTTTTCGGGGTGGTTCAATCATACCAACCCAACACCGGTTTTTTCAGGATCGTATACGAAGATGGAGATTCCGAGGAATTGGAGTTTTCGGAGGTGGCTCTGCTTTTGGTGCCACTGGAGCCGTTGCCGCAGCCTTCACCTCAGCAGCTGGAGTCCTCCGCCAGAAAGCGTGGGCGCAAGCCAAAGAAGCGCCGGATCACTGACACAG GTTTGGATCTTAATGGTGGAGGGCTCAGTTGTTTAAACAACGATGATCATGGGCGTAATGAGGTTGGCGAGGGGGCTAAGCTGCATGGCTTGGATTTGAATGCGGGGTTGGATACGGAGTTggatgttgggatagatattaATGAAGAGTTTATCAAGGAGAATTCAGGGGCAAATATAGGACTTATCGATTTAAATTTAgatgtaaatgatgattttgagaattTGTCTACTGAAAGAGAGGGTGAATTATTTGACTTGAATTTGCAATTAGTGGAGGATGATGGTAGTAATTTGGATGATTACGTGGGGAATACTAGAGCACATGAAACGGTGTGTACTGAAAGAGATGCACAGATGAGGAAAGAGTTGGTGGAAAATGCCATTATGGGAGTTTCGGAGAATGGGGATGGGGACATGGGGAATGTTGATTTATGCAAGGAACAAGAAGAAGAGAACTTGTTGAAGGCTAATGGGGTTGATAATGTAAATGCAGCAGCCGGAAGTTTACAAAGGAAGAAAAGGGGCAGGAAGAGAAAGGATGcttcaaataataaaatcgaagtggctacacctgaaattgTAGAAGTGGATGGTGAAACTGGAATTTTAATCTCAGAGCTGGAAAATAGAGAACAAACTCCGTTAAATGGTTGTCATTCAATTGACTGTGATAATGGAAATTCAGTTATATCTTCAAGAGGGAGAAGAGGTAGAAAAAGAAAAGAGTTATCAGATAATAATATAACCTTGCCTACATCAGAGATGGGTTTGAGGAGGAGTAGTCGTAGAGCTAAAAGGGATGCACTTTTTGATCAGGATCATGTTTTTAATACGTTAGGGTTGGATGGAAACAATTTTCAGTTATCATCTCCAGCCGCTAGCTTCGTGTTTGAAGAAAAAATCATGGTGTCAGGTCCTGAAAGTTGCAGGGGTCACATTCTGCCACCTAAGGTGGAGTTGCCGGTGCCTTCTTGCAACCTGGATTTCAGTGGAGTTTCTGTATTTGATTTTCTGTCTGTTTACGcatttttgagatcttttagtaCTTTGTTGTTTCTAAGCCCCTTTGAACTGGATGGTTTTGTGGCATCAGTTAAATCTAATGATTCAACATTGTTGTTTGATTCTATTCATGTTTCCCTTTTGAAAACATTACGGAAGCATTTGGAGGCTCTTTCTGATGAAGGTTCTGTGTCTGCATCCAAATGTCTCAG GTCTCTTAATTGGGATTTTCTCGACTTGATTACGTGGCCCATATTTGTGGTTGAGTATCTGTTATTGCACAGTCCTGGTTATATACCTGGTCTAGATCTTTGTAATTTGAAGCTTTGTCAGAGGGATTACTACAAACTTCCTGTGTCAGCAAAGGTTGAGATGATGCGGAATCTTTGTGATGATGTAATTGAAGTGGAGGCCTTTAGATCAGAGATAAACAGAAGGACTTTGGTGACAGAGCAGCACATGGATTTTGACCGGAATACTAAATCAGAGAGTTCAAGAAAAAGAAAGTCTACGATGGATGTTGCTAGCACTTCTTGCATAACAGAAGAGGATGCTAATGAGCCTGCTGATTGGAACAGTGATGAATGCTACCTTTGTAAGATGGATGGGAACTTAATATGCTGTGATGGATGCCCTGCAGCATTTCATCCCAGATGTGTAGGTGTTGTTAGCAGCCTCTTGCCGGAGGGCGACTGGTATTGCCCTGAATGTGCTATTGACAAAGATAAGCCTTGGATGAAAGTGGAGAAGTCAATTCGTGGAGCAGAAATGTTGGGAATGGATCCTTATGGACGACAATATTATAGCAGCTGTGGTTACCTTTTGGT ACTAGAGTCATCCAATGATCAATATTCATTTTGTTTTTACGATAAAGATGACTTGCCGCCCCTTATTGAAGCACTAGAGTCACCACCTTTTCTCTATGACACGATTATTAATTCTATCTGTAAGCAATGGAATATAGTTCGTGAAGTTGATGGGACCAGAAATAATTTGGACATTCGGTCCTACTCTATAAAGTCAGCTTTTCCTAACAAAAGACAACTGCTTGATATACATCCAACAACCTTAGAAACACAAAACAAGTACAAAGTTGATGCTGAGAAAAAGTCTGATGAAAAGTCTATTGTAACTACCTATTTCAGTGATATAGATCTTGAAATTGCAGAGCGAGATAATGTGGTTCAGGGGACTGAGAACCATACTGTGAAGGTGGAAAATAGATTGGAAAGTTCTGAAGGATCAGCTGAAGTCTCTCAATCATTCATAATTGATGTGACAAAAGGTGGGTTGGATTGTTCACGTATCTGCACCGAGATATCGCCGGAGTCTCAGATTCCAGGGAATCTGGCAAATGCTGGAGATCATTTTACAATATCTCCTACCTTGGTAACTAGACAAAGGAAGAATCCAAATTCTGCAAAATATGGCAATGCACAACCATCCATAAATAAAAGAGAAATAATTTCCCAAGTGCATCCGTGGAGAAAATATGTCAACTGTTATGAATTTGCTCGAACAGCATCATCTGTATTCGAAGAGTTGATATGTAAATCATCAGATGCGACTAGTGCCCCGAAATCAGCGGAAGGAATTATAGCAGGGCAACTGAAGATTGTTTCAAATAGATCTGCTGAATTTTATTGGTCAAATATTCATAATTCTGTTGTGAGCTCTATGAAAGAAAAATGCGGGTGGTGCTTCTATTGCAAAGTTCCTGAAGAAGAAATGGATTGCTTATTCATTATGAATGACAGTTTTCCAGCTGTAGAAAGTTTTAAAAGTGAGGCATTCGGTATTCAGTCAGGAAATGATAGGAAAAACCATCTTGTCGATATCATGTGCCATATCATATGCATGGAAGATCATTTGCATGGTCTGCTGTTGGGCCCTTGGTTAAATCCACATTATTCCGTGCTATGGCGCGAATGTGTTCTTGGGGTGACCAACATTACTTTACTGAAAAATTTGTTGCTCAAG GTAGAGGCAAATTTGAATCATTTAGCACTCTCTGCGGGATGGCGACAAAATGTTGATACTGTTGCAACAATGGGTTCTGCATCCCATATTGTGATGAGCTCATCCAGAGTTTCTTCAAAACATGGAATCAGAAGAAAAAGAGCCAAGAGTTCTGAGCCACAGATTACCCCATCTTCGAATGCCATGGCTGGGCTAACCTTATTATGGTGGAGGGGTGGAAGGGGTTCACGTGGGCTTTTCAATTGGAAGGTTTTGCCTCACTCTCTCGTTTCCAAAGCCTCTCGACAAG GTGGATGCAAGAAGATAACAGGCATTCTATATCCTGAAGTTGGAGAATATGCCAAGAGGACTAAATGTGATGCCTGGCGAGCCGCTGTTGAGACATCAAGAAGTGTGGAGCAACTTGCTTTTCAG GTTAGAGAACTTGATGCAAACATCAGATGGGATGACATTGGCCAAAATAACCTTCTCTCAAAAATGGACAAGGAATCCAAAAAATCTGCCAGATCATTTAAAAAGGTTATTATTCGCAGGAAATGCTTTGAGGGAACAGTTGTCAGGTATCTTTTAGATTTTGGCAAAAGAAGATTTATCCCTGAGATTGTTGTGAGACATGGAACCATGATTGAAGATTCATCAAGTGAAAGGAAGAAATATTGGTTGGAAGAGTCACATATACCATTATACcttttgaaaaattttgagGAGAAGCGAATTTCCCGTAAATCCAATAAGATGAGTTATGCAAAACTTCGTGAGAGCAGTAGAATAATGAGGAAGCCATTGGAGGAAAGGGGATTTTCATACCTTTTCTCTAGAGCAGAGAGATTGGACAATTATCAGTGTCAGCACTGTAACAAAGATGTCCTTATCAG GGAAGTAGTAAGCTGCCAGTATTGCAAAG GCTTTTTTCATAAAAGGCATGTTCGAAAATCTTTTGGTTATATCACTGATGATCCTACATATACTTGTCATAAATGCCCGGATGGGGAGTTTGTGAAAAGTGGTGCTACTGAGGGAAAATCTGGATTGTCAAAACCTACCAGTGCTTCCAAACAACTGAAGCTGGTGCAATCAGGGAAAAGGAAAAGGCGGGTGAAAGGAAAACCACAAGTTAAGTCAAAAAGGGCTCCATTGGTCATAACTTTGCGACGTTCTGCTAGGAATGCTGAACGCATGTCAAAGCTGTCATCACAGAAGACTAAGGTGAAAAAAGgcaagaagaaaaaaaagaaagctAAATCCCAGAAGGACAATTTGAAGAAGCTGAATAATGGTTGTTGGCAGAAGAAGAGGACACCAGTTAACAGCAGTTACTGGTCGAATGGTCTGCTATTGTCAACAAAACCAGATGATGAAAGATTGACACAGTTCCGGAATAAAATGCTTCTCGTGCTTGCTGGGGAGGTGGCTTCCAACAATGAAAAACCAAAATGCAGTCTTTGCTGTGAATTGGAATATGCGCCAGACCTGGCTTATGTGGCATGCGAAATTTGTGGAG TTTGGTTTCATGGAGATGCATTGGATCTCACTGCTGATAAAATTTTGAATCTCATCGGCTTTAAGTGTCACAAGTGTCTTAATAGGACACCTCCTGTCTGCCCCTATAATTTTCTACCTGGAATCAACAGTACTGAACTGATGCGCGAAAATAATGCCGAGATGGGGTGCACAGAGGAAGATTATAAGGATTTGCCCCTCTCGTACAACAGACCCgaagatttaaaattttggtCTGATGATGGAGTGAACAATGCGCCATTGAATCTCGTCCTTGAGCAGCAGTCACCTGGGTTGATGCCTGAGTCAGACCAGAAAAAGAAAGACTTGACACTAGATGAGAAGATATtacagagcaatggttctgttgAAGAAAGAAAGCAAGAGGTGTTCAATGCTGTTGAAGCTGAGTCTGCAATTTCCGTTTCCGACCTGGTGGATAAAGAAGCTGAATTTTCACCATTAACAAATAACCCTGTGGAGAATAGTTTGACAAACAATAAACTAGAATCTGTGGCAAGTGAATCTCTATCTAATTCACATGAGTTGTCCCATAAGCAGTCAGGTGATATAGTGTATGTTGGGAGAGGAAAACGTAGATAA